The following are encoded together in the Babesia microti strain RI chromosome II, complete genome genome:
- a CDS encoding peroxiredoxin Q/BCP/ antioxidant, AhpC/TSA family (overlaps_old_locusTagID:BBM_II00385): MRYITLLSTLARNSNRIIHNSLKFKRYHTFTLQTRRFSTDDDYIDKYLEIYGTYLIGKKAPDFTKSAVLSNGEITNLNFKEYKGGDMAVILFYPLDFTFVCPSELLAFAKREEEFKSRGVKLLAVSVDSAFAHQAWKKLPLTSGGIPNVGFPLISDSDHSLATTYGVLREDGFCNRATVIVNNEGNVVHYAANDLFLGRSVDETLRLIDGIKFHQENGNVCPADWKKGNKGMAADAKSTASYLNEAFGQTS; the protein is encoded by the coding sequence ATGCGGTACATAACACTTTTATCAACTTTAGCCCGTAACTCTAATAGAATCATACACAATTCACTCAAATTTAAAAGATACCATACATTCACTTTACAAACTCGCAGATTTAGTACCGATGATGACTACATAgacaaatatttggaaatataCGGCACATACTTGATTGGAAAAAAGGCTCCTGATTTCACCAAATCTGCTGTTTTATCAAATGGAGAAATAACGAATCTTAATTTCAAAGAGTATAAGGGAGGTGACATGGCTGTCATATTATTTTACCCCTTGGATTTTACTTTTGTCTGCCCCTCGGAGCTGTTGGCATTTGCTAAAAGGGAAGAAGAGTTTAAGTCAAGGGGGGTTAAGTTATTAGCCGTGAGTGTAGATTCTGCCTTCGCTCATCAGGCATGGAAGAAATTACCCTTGACTTCAGGAGGAATTCCCAACGTCGGATTCCCACTCATATCAGATTCGGATCACTCATTGGCTACTACATATGGCGTACTTAGGGAAGATGGGTTTTGTAACAGAGCAACTGTCATTGTGAATAACGAAGGGAATGTAGTACATTATGCTGCAAACGATTTGTTTTTGGGTAGGAGTGTGGATGAGACACTGAGGTTGATAGATGGAATCAAGTTTCACCAAGAGAATGGCAACGTATGCCCGGCTGATTGGAAGAAGGGTAATAAGGGAATGGCGGCAGATGCCAAATCTACCGCtagttatttaaatgagGCTTTTGGCCAAACTTCTTaa
- a CDS encoding peptidylprolyl isomerase (overlaps_old_locusTagID:BBM_II00390) has translation MYKRALKVPVALVGKILRFYWDLPFGRKLATSVLFATGFCWPAYRRYEAEKIEQKHQEAITDYVFMDFSANNKYIGRVLIGLYGRKAPLSVENFIQLCKGYTVKDKTIGYRNTKIERIINGLSIHGGALLHDTYGRDQLSIYGKSFPDETYSIGFVQDGDVAMLNSGAVGNASRYFITLTKQKALNRRAVVIGTIVKGMKVVREIGKQGAQDGLPLQDIRIIHCGLYRGEIDGPASYTFTDAAEAYQQGANS, from the exons ATGTACAAAAGAGCGCTAAAAGTTCCAGTAGCCCTTGTGGGAAAGATACTACGATTCTACTGGGATTTACCTTTTGGTAGAAAATTGGCTACA tcTGTACTATTTGCCACTGGATTCTGTTGGCCAGCCTACCGACGTTATGAAGCGGAGAAGATCGAGCAAAAGCATCAGGAGGCAATTACAGACTATGTATTTATGGACTTTTCTGCCAATAATAAGTACATTGGTAGGGTGCTCATAGGGCTGTATGGGCGTAAAGCACCTCTTTCAgttgaaaatttcattcAACTTTGTAAGG GATATACTGTAAAGGACAAGACTATTGGTTATCGCAACACAAAAATTGAACGCATAATTAACGGATTGAGTATCCACGGAGGGGCACTTCTTCATGATACATATGGCAGGGATCAACTATCTATCTATGGAAAAAG tTTTCCTGACGAAACATATTCCATTGGATTTGTTCAAGATGGAGACGTTGCAATGCTGAATAGTGGCGCTGTTGGGAATGCTTCTAGATATTTCATAACCCTTACAAAGCAAAAAGCTCTAAATAGGAGGGCTGTAGTAATTGGCACAATTGTCAAGGGGATGAAAGTGGTTAGGGAG ATTGGGAAACAGGGTGCTCAGGATGGATTGCCACTACAAGACATAAG AATTATCCACTGCGGTTTATACCGCGGGGAAATCGATGGGCCTGCTTCATACACTTTCACAGACGCTGCGGAAGCATATCAACAGGGCGCcaattcataa
- a CDS encoding chaperonin GroES (overlaps_old_locusTagID:BBM_II00395), with amino-acid sequence MANNAAKKFIPLLDRILVRKITPEITTKSGLYLPDSAKNPANTAKVIAVGPGKRNNNGELIPTTLSVGDVVFVPEYGGTPLKIDNEEFHVYREDEFIGKMSKEGVGSANVGN; translated from the exons ATG GCCAATAACGCCGCCAAAAAGTTCATACCTTTGCTAGATAGAATTCTTGTGAGAAAAATAACTCCAGAAATCACCACCAAATCAGGATTATATCTTCCAGACTCGGCAAAAAATCCAGCAAATACTGCAAAG GTAATAGCTGTAGGTCCTGGAAAACGCAACAATAATGGAGAACTAATACCAACAACACTTTCAGTGGGTGATGTTGTATTTGTACCGGAGTATGGCGGAACGCCGctcaaaattgataatgaaGAGTTTCACGTATATAGGGAGgatgaatttattggtAAAATGTCTAAGGAAGGCGTTGGTAGTGCTAATGTTGGAAATTAA
- a CDS encoding N-acyl-phosphatidylethanolamine-hydrolyzing phospholipase D (overlaps_old_locusTagID:BBM_II00400), with product MRFNDYVSLGKIYFQRKYPHLSKLFPKPKLKLEYWPKRIYGPYPEPPNQISESDTRVTYVGHRTVYIQTLGTTIITDPVFTRRLGYHGLGLKRVVGPPYLYQQIPQANFLLLTNNSFNCLNHTSLDIISARGASNILGGRNVTFYIQNDMRNYIYPMDYHDKLQFGELSITFLPCIHKSYRSTLGSIGSLLWHWPMLWGSFLIEAGTKLIYLSGATGYSSHFKELANIIKPKQLDMAILPIGPLEPCNIYNQYNLSVTDAEKAREDLQAKKTLAIGFDTFPLGMEGYGNVFNKLSKEFIVLDAGCHVNL from the exons ATGAGATTTAATGATTACGTGTCTCTaggtaaaatatattttcagAGAAAATATCCACACCTATCTAAACTATTTCCAAAGCctaaattgaaattagaATACTGGCCAAAAAGAATCTATGGGCCTTATCCAGAACCGCCTAATCAAATATCAGAATCAGACACTAGGGTTACTTATGTTGGCCATCGCACTGTATACATTCAGACATTAGGAACTACAATCATAACTGATCCTGTCTTCACTAGAAGGCTCGGTTATCATGGACTGGGCT TAAAACGGGTTGTTGGACCGCCTTATCTATACCAACAGATCCCTCAGGCAAATTTCTTATTATTGACTAATAACAGCTTCAACTGCCTAAATCACACATCATTAGACATAATTTCAGCTCGAGGTGCTTCTAACATTTTGGGAGGGAGGAATGTGACGTTTTACATACAGAATGATATGAGAAACTACATCTATCCCATGGATTATCATGACAAACTCCAATTTGGCGAATTATCAATAACATTCCTACCCTGTATACACAAATCTTATAGATCAACGCTGGGTAGTATTGGTTCTTTGTTGTGGCACTGGCCGATGCTTTGGGGCTCGTTCCTAATAGAGGCTGGGACCAAACTTATTTATCTATCCGGGGCTACTGGTTATTCCAGTCATTTCAAAGAACTAgctaatattataaaacCAAAACAGTTGGACATGGCAATATTGCCCATAGGCCCCCTAGAGCCTTGTAACATATACAaccaatataatttatcagtTACTGACGCTGAAAAG GCGAGAGAAGATTTACAAGCCAAAAAAACTTTGGCAATTGGATTTGATACATTTCCATTAGGTATGGAAGGTTATGGCaatgtatttaataaattatccaagGAATTCATTGTGTTGGATGCTGGATGTcatgtaaatttgtaa
- a CDS encoding Prohibitin-2 (overlaps_old_locusTagID:BBM_II00405), producing the protein MESSINNLARLGFRAGSFIFTAGACSWLVTNSLYNVEAGHRALVYNRLTGLGTNVYGEGTHFIIPWFERPIIYDVRTRPRTIMSLTGSRDLQMVNITCRVLSRPDESRLADVYRTLGKEYDEKVLPSIINEVLKSVVAQYNASQLITQREIVSKAVREQLVNRAKDFNILLDDISLTHLSFSPEYEKAVEAKQVAQQQAERSKYIVLKAQEEKKSTIIKAEGETQAAKLIGQAIRDNPAFVTLRKIETAKEVANILSKSSNKVLIGSDTLLLTIK; encoded by the exons atGGAAAGTTCCATAAACAACCTCGCCAGATTGGGATTCCGTGCTGGTTCCTTCATTTTCACTGCCGGTGCCTGCTCTTGGCTCGTCACCAATTCACTATACAATG TTGAGGCTGGACATAGAGCATTAGTCTATAATAGGCTAACTGGCCTAGGGACGAATGTTTATGGTGAAGGGACTCATTTCATCATTCCTTGGTTCGAAAGACCTATAATTTATGATGTGAGGACCAGGCCAAGGACCATAATGTCACTAACCGGCAGTAGAG ACTTGCAAATGGTCAACATAACATGCCGCGTATTATCACGACCTGATGAATCCAGATTGGCAGATGTATATCGTACGCTAGGGAAGGAATATGATGAGAAGGTATTACCTTCAATCATCAATGAAGTTTTAAAAAGCGTGGTCGCGCAGTATAACGCATCACAACTTATAACGCAGCGTGAAATT gtTAGTAAGGCAGTACGGGAACAGTTGGTGAATCGTGCAAAAGATTTTAACATATTGCTAGACGACATATCCTTA ACCCATTTGAGTTTCAGCCCAGAGTATGAAAAGGCAGTAGAGGCCAAACAAGTTGCACAGCAACAGGCGGAACGCAGTAAATACATTGTACTTAAGGCACAGGAAGAGAAGAAGTCGACTATTATTAAAGCTGAAGGAGAAACTCAGGCCGCTAAACTT ATTGGGCAAGCTATAAGGGACAATCCAGCATTTGTAACTTTGCGTAAAATCGAAACGGCGAAAGAAGTAGCAAACATACTATCCAAGTCATCAAACAAAGTACTTATAGGTTCAGACACTCTATTACTAACAATAAAATAA
- a CDS encoding 20S proteasome subunit beta 4 (overlaps_old_locusTagID:BBM_II00410), which yields MDTLIGIKGKDYILLAADCYEQYSIIRTNFYDHGKILKVDNDKLILLAGPSGDREQFGEYIRKNIHFQRFKNSYPTSIGATANFARQELAYFLRESPYQVDMLIAGFEQDTPKLYWIDYLASSMEVCKAVHGYGGNFVRGLVDKYYTCDITKEQAIELMKKIRDELRFRFLVSQSNFVVKLIDKDGIADIKLFPPQEVKHEIFREKIDTFP from the exons ATGGATACACTAATTGGTATAAAGGGAAAAGACTATATATTGTTGGCTGCTGATTGCTACGAGCAGTATAGCATAATCAGGACCAACTTTTATGATCATGGGAAGATACTCAAGGTTGATAATGATAAGTTAATATTACTTGCAGGTCCATCTGGTGATAGAGAACAATTTGGTGAATATATTAgaaaaaatattcattttcagaggtttaaaaattcatatCCAACTTCAATTGGTGCAACTGCCAATTTTGCTAGGCAAGAATTGGCTTATTTCCTGAGGGAAAGTCCTTATCAGGTTGATATGTTAATAGCAGGGTTTGAACAG gATACCCCTAAGCTATATTGGATAGATTACCTAGCCAGTTCTATGGAAGTTTGCAAGGCAGTTCATGGTTATGGAGGTAATTTTGTTCGGGGACTAGTTGacaaatattacacatGCGATATTACTAAAGAACAGGCCATTGAACTCATGAAGAAAATCAGAGATGAATTAAGATTTAGATTCCTAGTTTCccaatcaaattttgtggTTAAGCTTATTGACAAAGACGGGATCGcagatattaaattatttccGCCGCAGGAGGTCAAGCATGAAATATTTCGCGAAAAGATCGACACTTTCCCGTAA
- a CDS encoding hypothetical protein (overlaps_old_locusTagID:BBM_II00415), with translation MGSNPEVDLPSSTKEVYMLINSKEYAAAVRNINKYLKLWPFEQDFYISKAYCEIQLCKYHNCLATIATYHGQLYKPKRKNLGETIAVAKDHLVNGICKWLHYEQSLALYQLGKYNLALKAIKACKANSPVIALHKEINLQDNSYSECDLDEPLEIASHLSASGQIKYMHLLAQIFFKLESYDKAIAIYNNLLANSKDQEILTNNIIASQLMNYINFIGDSDKFKLMDSVLQKYLDSKNIKTFELAFNASLVQSFGGKVDDSINYLDMAEDIASKDIEFTYDLNKHEIMSSKAHRSYLKMYNKAFEAEAFYEIFLKYIASNPPITNTLLKMATNILIYTINIDLKRDMLSYISSCISRGIGQLELTTYELKNFHKNILTSMLQLGMINEFQRLLSGVKAKHPKHSFMTLFISSLYYAKNSLKKCERVLLMHTNANLVDNQKETLALMTLNYLQEKFTKVISIYKTSCNKLHNDYLHKAMLLVLKSIKEISSRNSDKCVDYMETIINEYYKICEKQSIIPSGNNLLIIAMLYINADMYEKASDAYKQILFGIQNYDQLILDQAASGLAFVESFTDDYKLWILDFEDDKRSNLITKFQQNIYDKIKFIDSENLEMEGIAYIRSCKMDACDSGIKKKRRNRKRSRKNKMAPCVLAMGPPDPERWLPKHERSGFKKSRKKKKEDFVARNTQGSTAAPSAVKPSTANISTISTTQKRKKRR, from the exons ATGGGCTCAAATCCTGAGGTTGATTTGCCTTCCAGCACAAAGGAGGTCTATATGCTGATCAATTCCAAAGAATACGCGGCAGCTGTTAGaaatattaacaaat ACTTGAAATTATGGCCTTTTGAACAAGATTTTTACATTTCTAAGGCTTATTGTGAAATAcaattgtgtaaatatcataattgtCTGGCAACAATTGCCACTTATCATGGCCAATTATATAAGCCAAAACGCAAAAATCTTGGGGAGACAATAGCCGTAGCAAAAGACCATCTAGTGAATGGCATTTGCAAGTGGCTTCATTATGAACAAAGTCTGGCACTTTATCAACTGGggaaatataatttagccTTAAAAGCTATAAAGGCATGCAAGGCCAATTCTCCTGTAATTGCTTTGCACAAGGAAATCAATTTACAAGACAATAGCTACTCCGAGTGTGATCTGGACGAACCCTTGGAAATTGCTTCGCATTTATCAGCAAGTGGAcagataaaatatatgcatTTGTTAGCTCAGATATTCTTCAAATTAGAAAGCTACGATAAAGCTATTGccatatataataactTATTAGCCAACTCCAAAGATCAA GAAATACTCACCAACAACATAATAGCGTCACAACTAATGaattacataaattttattggtGATAGcgacaaatttaaattgatggATTCAGTActacaaaaatatctagattctaaaaatatcaaaacCTTTGAATTGGCATTCAATGCTTCCTTGGTTCAGTCCTTCGGCGGTAAAGTTGATGATTCAATCAATTACTTGGATATGGCAGAAGATATTGCCAGTAAAGATATAGAATTTACATATGATTTAAATAAACACGAAATTATGAGTTCAAAAGCACATAGGTCCTATTTGAAGATGTACAACAAGGCTTTTGAGGCGGAAGCTTTCTATGAAATATTCCTGAAATATATAGCTTCTAATCCTCCAATAACAAATACACTGTTAAAAATGGCAACCAACATCcttatttacacaat AAATATCGATTTGAAGCGTGATATGTTGTCATATATATCAAGTTGCATTTCCAGGGGCATTGGCCAATTAGAATTAACAACATATGAG TTGAAAAACtttcataaaaatatactaaCATCTATGTTACAGTTGGGTATGATCAACGAATTCCAACGGCTCCTGAGTGGCGTTAAGGCAAAGCACCCCAAACATAGCTTTATGACCCTTTTTATATCTTCtttatat TATGCCAAGAATAGTTTGAAAAAGTGCGAGCGAGTTCTTCTCATGCACACTAATGCTAATTTGGTGGATAACCAGAAAGAGACACTCGCCTTGATGACTTTAAATTATCTGCAAGAAAAATTTACTAAAGTCATTTCAATTTACAAGACTTCATGTAACAAGTTGCACAATGATTATTTGCACAAAGCTATGTTACTAGTTCTAAAAAGTATCAAAGAAATTAGCAGCAGGAATAGTGACAAGTGTGTTGATTATATGGAGACTATCATTAATGAATACTACAAAATTTGCGAAAAGCAATCCATTATTCCTTCTGGCAACaatttactaataattgctatgttatatataaacgCTGATATGTATGAAAAAGCATCTGATGCATATAAGCAGATTTTGTTTGGGATTCAAAACTATGATCAACTTATTCTAGACCAAGCGGCCAGTGGATTAGCCTTTGTCGAATCATTTACGGACGATTACAAATTGTGGATATTAGACTTTGAAGATGACAAGAGGTCTAATCTCATTACCAAATTTCAGCAAAATATCTACGACAAGATCAAGTTTATCG ACAGtgaaaatttggaaatgGAAGGGATTGCATATATTCGCTCATGTAAAATGGATGCCTGTGATAGCGGCATAAAGAAAAAGAGGAGGAATAGAAAGAGGAGTAGAAAGAATAAGATGGCACCTTGCGTCTTGGCTATGGGACCACCTGACCCAGAAAGATGGCTACCAAAGCATGAAAG atCTGGGTTTAAGAAATCAAGAAAGAAGAAGAAGGAAGATTTTGTGGCAAGAAACACCCAGGGAAGTACTGCCGCGCCTTCTGCTGTCAAACCTTCAACGGCAAATATATCTACAATTTCTACGACACAGAAAAG GAAAAAGAGACGATGA
- a CDS encoding DNA mismatch repair protein MSH6 (overlaps_old_locusTagID:BBM_II00420), protein MTTSQSRSDKNKAYTSIAQKQSLITSFFAKPKSVAVNSDNTNKSNAKDISDNSVTKNVTNQSIATAEIVLSTNLDSSEVIKSVVQNEEHRSPLDDNSDIYANIDSDDRINKLLTTNTTDRSIFPNTVKRRIIDDSDDFNVIINDNLSKKTVTDRYCTTDCIIENNFWDSDQSDIELDKNSLIDTTADNNIVVYDLDKFIYSNSTSTDTSKANTIESSIYSSESMSTRKSINDDLEDYNRENDEKKYYLACNASKICKMFREYIENYYLYCKTFVFPPWIQPQFIKDSSGRRPDCTSYNPSTMLIPPPTHKWINEYRNVHYTPTMKQYWSIKATHFDKLVLFKMGRFYEIFYIDACIAHKLCDLRWMGKESKPHIGFPEQSLQFYASKMVASGYKVVVVEQMETPKEMLEKKKGMKWSEKVISRDVCQILSKGTLLHSAMLPSESQPLLSIAFKSSKPMFLGDQEYCNFGLCLVDVSTNSINLSFCMDDESRLNLRTTLAHANPAEILYIPSNVNRNVVEIFKRLPLKPQLSLYEITEDDTDMEGIIEDNISSALNSINSDGTGISEADKSLILRSIILASKYLADMQLGNVIKYSNVSMPDQYATNRLKLNTCVYDHLEMFTTTLGEKKNSFFQFIDKTSTAFGSRLLRRWVSSPSTDLAVINSRLDSVEWLMENPQINNEIRTLLCSCIDVERQMGAISNNNTTKRAIQFDHVQSNRLLSFHKLLKGFEPFESLRCLINDKNSNYLATLVTLENEGGAYPDLKPYIAHFMDKLKIVDKQCYPQRGFHEKSDKVFERIDLIIQQLHNELCNLSNSLKTELKFVHSKFKYEVECPEALHKKLSTKYEITSSRKGFIRFRTPRILAFTNELEDMEFERWECLNDYFKLLIEEFTTFAPHFSKAIQIVAEIDCLSTFAYHVLCNNYLMCKPRLYPMEGKPFLHLEDSKHPIIGFIEPEFIPNSVCMNCHDESNICLLLTGPNMGGKSTLLRQICLITIMAQIGSFVPAKICEMTLVDKIFTRLGASDSIMDGKSTFYVELEETSLMMEQASPYSLAMIDELGRGTSTFDGMAIASSSLIYIANKLACRCIFSTHYHLICNEAKLVDSISLYHMASSIMSGDVKFLFKFTKGQCLKSQGLHIAKLAGIPECVLSVAQNIAESMEIKVNRECSGNQLLSECLHLFTKGDLCSLEDLYNKHRK, encoded by the exons ATGACAACGTCACAATCCAGATCCGACAAAAATAAAGCATACACATCGATTGCCCAGAAACAATCGCTAATAAcatcattttttgcaaaacCAAAATCAGTAGCCGTTAATAGTGATAATActaataaatcaaatgcCAAAGATATAAGTGACAATTCAGTCACAAAAAACGTGACCAACCAATCAATCGCAACTGCTGAGATTGTTTTAAGTACCAATTTAGATTCCAGCGAAGTAATTAAATCAGTAGTCCAAAATGAAGAACATAGATCTCCTTTGGATGATAATTCGGATATATATGCGAACATAGATTCAGATGACcgaattaataaattattaactaCAAATACTACAGATAGATCTATATTTCCTAACACTGTGAAACGGAGGATAATCGATGATAGTGACGATTTTAACGTCATAATCAACGACAACTTATCCAAAAAAACTGTTACAGATAGGTATTGTACTACAGATTGTATAATTGAGAACAATTTCTGGGATTCTGACCAATCTGATATTGAActtgataaaaattcactGATTGATACAACAGCTGACAATAATATTGTTGTATACGATCTTGACAAGTTTATATACTCAAATTCTACCTCCACTGATACAAGTAAAGCTAACACAATTGAAAGTAGTATATATTCAAGTGAATCTATGAGCACCCgcaaatcaattaatgaCGATTTAGAGGATTATAACAgggaaaatgatgaaaaaaaatattacttGGCTTGTAATGCCAgcaaaatttgcaaaatgtTTCGAGAATACATCGAAAATTATTACCTTTATTGCAAAACTTTCGTGTTTCCTCCCTGGATCCAGCCACAGTTTATCAAAGATTCATCCGGCCGCAGGCCAGATTGCACGTCTTATAACCCATCAACAATGCTTATTCCACCTCCAACTCACAAATGGATTAATGAATACCGAAATGTGCATTACACTCCCACAATGAAGCAATACTGGTCAATAAAGGCTACCCATTTTGACAAACTTGTTTTGTTCAAAATGGGCAGATTctatgaaattttttatatagaCGCATGTATAGCACATAAATTATGCGATTTAAGGTGGATGGGCAAAGAATCTAAACCTCATATTGGATTTCCAGAACAAAgtttgcaattttatgCGTCAAAAATGGTAGCTTCAGGGTATAAAGTGGTTGTTGTAGAACAGATGGAGACACCAAAAGAAATGCTGGAAAAGAAAAAGGGGATGAAGTGGTCTGAAAAGGTGATATCAAGGGATGTATGCCAAATTTTATCGAAAGGCACTTTACTGCATTCCGCGATGTTACCATCGGAGTCACAACCATTACTATCAATTGCTTTTAAATCATCAAAGCCCATGTTTTTGGGTGATCAAGAATACTGTAATTTTGGTCTATGTTTGGTGGACGTTAGCACCAATAGCATTAACTTATCATTCTGTATGGATGACGAATCAAGGCTAAATCTTAGGACTACGTTGGCCCATGCCAACCCAGCTGAAATACTGTACATTCCAAGCAATGTAAACAGGAATGttgttgaaattttcaagCGTTTACCCCTCAAACCTCAGTTATCGCTTTACGAAATCACAGAAGATGATACTGATATGGAAGGTATTATAGAAGACAATATTTCTAGTGCCTTAAATTCCATAAATAGTGATGGCACTGGAATATCTGAGGCGGATAAATCTCTAATATTAAGATCTATAATACTAGCATCAAAATACTTGGCAGATATGCAATTGGGGAACgtgataaaatattcaaatgtATCTATGCCAGATCAATATGCTACCAATCggttaaaattgaatactTGTGTTTACGATCATTTAGAAATGTTTACCACGACTCTTGGCGAAAAAAAGAATTCATTCTTCCAGTTCATTGATAAAACATCAACCGCATTTGGATCCCGTTTGTTGCGGCGTTGGGTATCTTCACCCTCCACTGATTTGGCAGTTATAAATTCTAGACTCGACAGCGTTGAGTGGCTAATGGAGAACCCCCagataaataatgaaattagGACACTTTTATGCAGCTGTATTGATGTAGAGCGACAAATGGGGGCCATCAGCAACAATAACACGACAAAACGCGCAATCCAATTTGACCATGTACAGTCAAATCGTTTACTATCGTTCCACAAGTTACTAAAGGGCTTTGAACCATTTGAG TCGCTGAGATGTCTGATAAACGATAAAAATTCCAACTATTTAGCAACATTAGTGACACTGGAGAATGAGGGAGGGGCTTATCCGGATTTAAAGCCATATATTGCGCATTTTATGGACAAGcttaaaattgttgataaacaATGTTATCCCCAGAGA GGGTTTCACGAAAAATCTGACAAGGTTTTTGAAAGAATTGACCTAATTATCCAGCAATTACACAACGAATTGTGCAATTTATCTAATTCTTTAAAAACTGAATTAAAATTCGTACATTCTAAGTTCAAATACGAGGTGGAGTGTCCAGAAGCCTTGCATAAgaaattatcaacaaaataCGAAATTACTTCATCTAGAAAGGGTTTTATTCGCTTCAGAACCCCACGTATACTTGCCTTTACCAATGAATTGGAGG acaTGGAATTTGAACGCTGGGAGTGTTTAAACGactattttaaattattaatagaAGAGTTCACAACCTTCGCTCCTCATTTCTCCAAGGCCATCCAAATTGTAGCGGAGATCGACTGTTTAAGTACATTTGCATATCATGTTCTGTGCAATAATTACCTTATGTGCAAACCTAGATTATATCCTATGGAGGGGAAGCCTTTTTTGCACCTAGAAGATTCAAA aCACCCAATCATTGGATTTATAGAACCAGAATTCATTCCCAATAGTGTATGCATGAATTGTCATGATGAATCTAACATTTGCCTATTACTAACTGGACCTAATATGGGCGGTAAATCGACACTGCTACGGCAAATCTGTCTAATCACAATCATGGCCCAAATAGGCTCTTTTGTGCCAG CTAAAATATGCGAGATGACTCTTGTTGACAAGATTTTTACAAGATTAGGTGCCTCGGACTCTATTATGGATGGTAAAAGCACCTTTTATGTGGAACTGGAGGAGACTTCCTTGATGATGGAACAA GCTTCACCTTATTCATTAGCTATGATTGATGAACTGGGAAGGGGGACTTCTACTTTTGATGGAATGGCAATTGCATCTTCATCCCTAATATACATAGCAAACAAGTTAGCGTGTCGTTGTATCTTCTCCACCCATTACCATCTAATTTGCAATGAAGCAAAGCTAGTTGATTCCATAAGTTTATATCACATGGCATCATCTATTATGAGTGGAGATGTGAAATTCCTGTTTAAGTTCACCAAGGGGCAATGTTTGAAATCTCAAGGGTTACACATAGCTAAATTGGCAGGTATACCAGAATGTGTTCTTAG TGTGGCACAGAATATTGCAGAATCGATGGAAATCAAAGTTAACCGTGAGTGCAGTGGCAACCAGTTGCTATCTGAGTGCTTgcatttatttactaaAGGAGATTTATGCAGTTTGGAGGATTTGTACAACAAACATCGCAAATGA
- a CDS encoding conserved Plasmodium protein, unknown function (overlaps_old_locusTagID:BBM_II00425) yields MPDDGLAESTPAKLTSLTFELERHYKLTESYFTRLGYYITSGNLFGGDFLLYRATPDTCHAKYLVLVDNSYCWRDLISAARVANQNNKELLLVLHQSLLKDRENLIVYSINRALD; encoded by the exons ATGCCTGATGATGGTTTGGCAGAATCTACCCCTGCCAAGCTGACCAGTCTCACGTTTGAATTAGAACGACATTACAAACTAACTGAAAGTTATTTTACAAGACTTGGTTATTACATAACCAGTGGTAATTTGTTTGGTGGAGATTTTTTGCTATACCGCGCCACTCCAGATACTTGTCACGCTAAGTACCTTGTACTGGTAGATAATTCTTATTGTTGGAG agACTTAATATCAGCTGCAAGAGTTGCAAACCAAAATAACAAAGAACTGCTACTAGTATTGCATCAATCATTACTCAag GATAGAGAAAATTTAATAGTGTATTCAATAAATCGTGCGTTGGACTAG